The following are encoded together in the Solenopsis invicta isolate M01_SB chromosome 14, UNIL_Sinv_3.0, whole genome shotgun sequence genome:
- the LOC105199239 gene encoding protein sidekick isoform X5, which translates to MRVASGVRRGRGADRRDWREPARASAASILRAAAVSEGAAGHDGGEEGGRRRRGGGGGGGGGSEVNVAQRRGERMVQRPAAAAASARTRGLLAGVCLVWIIGGICATEPLQEPRFTNQPSSSGNILSENRTKFLQCQARGNPQPKYKWFKNGMPLNNELTSGPYFRIHSTRREDAGVYHCVATNDVGSIFSDRLAFAVAYMGTFDDLTEKVVTVESGSAAILELPPIESHPIPDVTWFSSDGTPLYGIKYATTHHTLIILNASENDEGTYRAKAINTQLGKEEISPFFKLQVTGDPNAEVAPTIIVKPQDTQIVKDQDVTHINCIANARSLHELRTLWMKDGIPIENSRISYSFNDSWNRTLALISANITYTGIYSCHVDLRSGGYPIVNASAKIVVYEKPTFITELKRETLSDYGSTVTLPCDANGVPSPTITWFRNAEPVDHLLGTRYVIEEDGSLTIKKLTMDDSGMFQCLASNEAGESSSYTWLKAKTSGPIMENGPQNLTVLDGKDATLSCNAIAAPKPNATWYYNADMIPVEIAGRVQVLDNGDLLIAAVKSYDAGKYTCIRANEAGSVNGSAYLTVMVRTQIIQPPVDTSVLLGRTAELQCKVSNDPSVVYDMAWFHNGQVINTQASQRVKMRSDGTLEIVTVRASDVGEYTCSVVSPGGNETRSARLSVIELPFPPINVVATRVERISPRTINVTWVPGFDGNSPTKKFIVQRREVSDLGPIHDPILNWVTERDNVSATSRWVLLNNLKAAASYQFRVSAENSVGEGPSSAASNIVVLPQEPPSGPPIGFVGSARSSSEIITQWQPPLEEYRNGHILGYILRYTLFGYNDSPWTMQNITNEAQRNYLITDLITWKDYEVQIAAYNEKGVGVYSKGLQIKTREGVPEAPPTNVKTKAVNSTAVKVWWKPPNPQKINGINQGYKLQAWIGGNFTEANEYKSMTVPPSLFDPLAEQNTIMTGLRKYTQYNITVLCFTDPGDGERSSPVEIRTREDVPEEVENLQFEDISDRALTVKWNRPKEINGILTHYQLKYMIKDIPDSLRVENFTADVLSTKVEHLQALTHYKFEVTAWTSVGPGRAKIATIQSGVEPVLPEPPTKLALSNIDAFSIVLQFTPGFDGNSSITKWTVEAQTARNSTWYIIYEVSDPDASTITVGGLTPFMQYKLRLIANNVVGASQPSEPTKEFQTIQAPPSHPPKNVTVRAMSATELRVRWIPLQQIEWYGNPRGYNVTYTEVRSNISKSSIIEDHTANSYVLENMEEYADYEIVMQAFNDVGSSIASPKAIERTRESVPSLGPINVEANATSSTTILVRWGDVPVEHQNGQIEGFKVYYGANSRSTFQYKNIPSNTTFTTTLTELRKFVQYHVQVLAYTRLGDGALSIPPVRVQTFDDTPGSPSNVSFPDVSLTTARIIWDTPEDPNGEILAYKVMFHLNSSQDRQFSKEFPASDRTFRATGLESEQYYMFSVTAQTRLGWGKTAYALVFTTNNRERPQAPSVPQVSKSQIQSRQITFSWTPGRDGFAPLRYYTVQQSENSGPFQIIPERVEPTLTSYTANNLKPYTHYQFRIQATNDIGPSEWSNESAQVQTLPAAPSKGVTGLKVVPITTSSVEVHWNMIDEVYWSGDYETGGYRVVYQPVSDFPTPLQTTPKEEILGIKETKMVLSDLTEDRYYEIVVLPFNSEGEGPPSPPVTVYVGEAVPTGEPQYLKAEPISSTEVLLRWKPPQANMQNGDLLGYKIFYLVTDSPQTLEKKQEEEIEVVPASCLTHNLVFLDKYTEYRIQVLAFNPAGDGPRSPPITARTKQDIPGPPYYLQFNEITMTSLRVSWKPPKLRNGEIVGYIVTYETAEQNDRFSKQVKQKVTETSLLIQPLEEEVTYTFMVRAQTIDFGPPISGNVTTGPQEGSPMEPSNLSVTKTVSSVELQWTNGASGKGPILGYYIETRRKAMEEWQHYDSRWQTIIRTSNGPLTEYTVSYQNLLPSTSYLFRVISYNRYGISYPAYSTETILTPSKLYLEYAYLQHRPFYRQTWFMVTLAAVSIIIIIMVIAILCVKSKSYKYKQEAQKTLEESMAMDADDRQESDLELYRSRQGTGGAINTASGTLGKRNTLARKAMHPPPPTMLGKSPPRPSPASVAYHSDEESLKGYDENPDDSSVTEKPSEISSTDSQGSESENESVQSDPHSFVNHYANVNDSLRQSWKRQKPVRNYSSYTDSEPEGSAVVSLNGGQIIMNNMARSRAPLPGFSSFV; encoded by the exons AACCACTTCAGGAGCCGCGCTTCACCAATCAACCGTCCAGCAGTGGCAACATACTTAGCGAGAATCGCACGAAGTTTCTGCAATGCCAAGCTAGAG GCAATCCTCAACCGAAGTACAAATGGTTCAAAAACGGGATGCCCCTAAACAACGAGCTCACCTCGGGGCCTTACTTCCGTATTCACAGTACCCGGCGGGAGGACGCCGGGGTGTATCATTGCGTCGCAACGAACGACGTGGGGTCTATATTCAGCGATCGTCTCGCCTTCGCCGTAGCCT ATATGGGGACGTTCGACGATCTCACGGAGAAAGTGGTGACCGTCGAGTCGGGTAGCGCCGCGATTCTGGAACTGCCCCCGATCGAGAGCCATCCCATTCCTGACGTAACGTGGTTCTCTTCGGACGGGACTCCTCTGTACGGTATAAAGTACGCCACGACCCACCACACGTTGATCATACTAAACGCTTCGGAAAACGACGAAGGCACCTACAG GGCGAAAGCTATTAACACTCAATTGGGCAAGGAGGAGATCAGTCCGTTTTTCAAACTGCAAGTCACCGGCGATCCGAACGCGGAGGTAGCCCCTACCATAATCGTCAAGCCGCAGGATACGCAGATAGTCAAAGATCAAGATGTCACGCACATAAATTGCATCGCGAACGCCAG ATCACTTCACGAGCTAAGAACCTTGTGGATGAAAGACGGCATTCCGATCGAGAACTCTAGAATATCGTACAGCTTTAACGATTCGTGGAATAGAACGCTCGCGTTGATCTCAGCCAACATAACTTACACGGGAATTTATTCCTGCCACGTGGACTTGCGAAGTGGCGGTTACCCGATTGTAAATGCGAGCGCTAAAATCGTTGTATATG aaaaaccGACATTTATAACAGAATTAAAAAGGGAAACCTTGAGCGATTACGGGTCCACGGTAACGTTACCGTGCGACGCTAATGGCGTGCCGTCTCCTACAATCACTTGGTTCCGTAATGCCGAACCTGTCGATCATTTACTAGGAACCAG ataTGTGATAGAGGAAGATGGCTCactgacaattaaaaaattaactatggATGACTCGGGGATGTTTCAGTGCCTCGCTTCCAACGAAGCCGGCGAATCGTCTAGTTATACCTGGCTAAAAGCGAAAA CATCTGGACCGATAATGGAGAACGGGCCACAGAATTTAACGGTGTTAGACGGCAAAGATGCGACTCTGAGTTGCAACGCGATCGCGGCACCTAAGCCAAATGCCACCTGGTATTATAACG CAGACATGATACCTGTGGAGATCGCCGGGAGAGTACAAGTTTTGGATAACGGCGATCTTTTAATTGCGGCAGTGAAATCCTACGACGCAGGAAAATATACTTGTATCCGTGCGAACGAAGCTGGCTCTGTCAACGGATCGGCATATTTGACCGTTATGG TTCGAACTCAAATTATCCAACCACCTGTTGATACATCTGTGCTTCTCGGGCGCACCGCCGAATTGCAATGCAAAGTCTCGAACGATCCTTCTGTCGTATACGATATGGCATGGTTTCACAATGGACA AGTAATAAACACGCAAGCGAGCCAAAGAGTGAAGATGCGATCGGACGGCACTCTCGAGATTGTCACCGTTCGAGCTTCCGACGTTGGTGAGTACACATGCTCTGTGGTATCACCGGGTGGCAATGAAACGCGATCTGCTCGTCTGAGCGTGATCGAGTTGCCTTTCCCACCGATCAACGTCGTGGCCACGCGGGTTGAAAGGATCTCGCCACGCACAATCAACGTCACGTGGGTGCCTGGCTTTGATGGCAACAGTCCtacgaaaaaatttatagttcagaGACGAGAAGTATCCGATCTGG GACCTATACACGATCCAATATTAAACTGGGTCACCGAACGCGATAATGTATCTGCGACTAGTCGATGGGTACTGTTGAATAATTTGAAAGCTGCGGCGTCTTATCAATTTCGTGTTAGCGCCGAGAATAGCGTCGGCGAAGGTCCATCATCAGCAGCTAGCAACATTGTCGTTTTACCTCAAGAAC cgcCAAGTGGTCCACCTATTGGCTTTGTTGGTTCAGCACGTTCGTCGTCGGAAATAATAACGCAATGGCAACCTCCGCTAGAAGAATACCGAAACGGCCATATATTAGGATATATACTGAGATACACGCTCTTCGGATACAATGACAGTCCGTGGACGATGCAAAATATCACCAACGAAGCACAAAGAAATTATCTCATTACAGATTTAATCACATGGAAGGACTATGAAGTGCAAATAGCAGCTTACAACGAGAAGGGCGTGGGTGTATATTCGAAGGGCTTGCAAATAAAAACCAGAGAAGGGg tcCCGGAAGCACCTCCAACAAACGTGAAAACGAAAGCAGTTAATTCAACGGCGGTGAAAGTTTGGTGGAAGCCACCGAATCCTCAGAAGATCAATGGGATTAATCAGGGATATAAATTGCAAGCCTGGATCGGCGGAAATTTTACAGAAGCGAATGAATACAAATCGATGACCGTGCCGCCGAGTTTGTTTGATCCGCTCGCTGAGCAGAACACTATTATGACAGGTTTAAGAAAATACACTCAATATAATATCACGGTGCTCTGCTTCACCGATCCAGGTGACGGTGAAAGGAGTTCACCCGTCGAAATTCGCACTCGCGAAGACG TACCTGAAGAAGTAGAGAATTTACAATTTGAAGATATCAGCGATCGTGCGTTAACTGTTAAGTGGAATCGTCCTAAAGAGATCAACGGAATATTGACACATTATCAACTGAAATACATGATTAAAGACATTCCGGATTCTTTGCGCGTCGAAAATTTCACGGCCGATGTGCTATCGACCAAAGTGGAGCATCTTCAG gcACTAACCCATTACAAATTTGAAGTAACCGCTTGGACATCAGTTGGACCTGGCAGAGCGAAAATAGCGACCATACAATCAGGCGTCGAACCGGTGCTTCCGGAACCACCCACAAAACTAGCCTTGTCCAACATTGACGCGTTCTCCATTGTATTGCAGTTCACACCAGGATTCGACGGAAACTCATCCATTACAAAGTGGACAGTAGAG GCACAAACGGCGCGAAACTCGACGTGGTATATTATCTACGAAGTGTCCGATCCTGATGCCAGTACAATCACAGTCGGTGGTTTGACTCCCTTTATGCAATACAAGCTCCGTTTGATCGCGAATAATGTTGTCGGTGCCTCGCAACCCTCCGAGCCAACTAAAGAGTTTCAGACGATTCAAGCACCACCCTCTCATCCTCCGAAAAACGTCACGGTCCGCGCAATGAGTGCAACCGAGTTACGCGTTAGATGGATC CCATTGCAGCAAATAGAATGGTACGGAAATCCGCGAGGATACAATGTCACTTATACGGAAGTGCGGTCGAACATCTCAAAGAGCAGTATTATCGAGGATCACACCGCGAATTCATACGTTTTGGAAAACATGGAGGAGTATGCCGATTACGAGATAGTAATGCAAGCGTTCAATGATGTTGGCTCTTCGATAGCGAGTCCAAAGGCCATTGAACGAACTCGTGAATCAG ttccTTCTCTGGGACCGATTAACGTAGAAGCAAACGCGACATCCTCTACGACTATCCTGGTGCGATGGGGCGACGTACCCGTGGAGCATCAAAATGGACAAATCGAGGGCTTTAAAGTGTACTACGGTGCAAATTCCAGATCAACCTTCCAATACAAGAATATTCCCAGTAACACCACTTTCACAACCACCTTAACGGAGCTTCGCAAGTTTGTCCAGTATCACGTCCAAGTTTTAGCCTACACGAGACTCGGCGATGGGGCGCTGAGCATTCCACCTGTGAGAGTCCAGACCTTTGATGATA cTCCCGGTTCACCGTCTAACGTATCCTTCCCCGATGTGAGTTTGACCACAGCCCGTATTATCTGGGACACACCAGAGGATCCCAACGGAGAGATTCTCGCATACAAAGTCATGTTTCATTTAAATAGCAGTCAAGATCGACAATTTTCTAAAGAATTTCCGGCGTCAGACAGAACGTTTAg AGCCACCGGACTTGAATCTGAGCAATACTACATGTTTTCCGTGACGGCACAAACAAGATTGGGTTGGGGTAAGACGGCTTACGCGCTAGTATTTACGACGAACAACAGAGAACGTCCTCAAGCGCCATCGGTACCACAAGTGAGCAAATCGCAGATTCAGAGTCGCCAGATAACATTTAGCTGGACGCCAGGCAGAGACGGTTTTGCTCCGTTAag ATATTACACGGTGCAACAGTCGGAGAATTCTGGACCATTCCAAATCATCCCAGAGAGAGTGGAACCCACATTGACGTCTTACACTGCTAACAATTTGAAACCTTACACGCACTATCAGTTTCGCATTCAAGCTACTAATGACATAGGTCCTTCAGAATGGAGCAATGAGTCAGCTCAAGTACAAACTCTGCCTGCAG CACCATCAAAAGGTGTCACCGGTTTGAAAGTTGTACCGATAACAACATCCAGTGTCGAAGTTCATTGGAACATGATCGACGAGGTATATTGGAGCGGTGATTATGAAACAGGTGGTTATCGTGTCGTTTATCAACCGGTGTCAGATTTTCCAACGCCTCTTCAGACAACGCCGAAAGAGGAGATTCTGGGAATTAAA GAAACTAAAATGGTTTTAAGCGACTTGACGGAGGACCGATATTATGAGATCGTAGTGCTGCCATTTAACTCGGAAGGCGAAGGCCCGCCGAGTCCACCGGTCACTGTGTATGTAGGCGAAGCGGTTCCTACGGGAGAGCCTCAATATTTAAAAGCCGAGCCAATCTCTTCCACCGAGGTTCTCTTGCGTTGGAAACCTCCCCAAGCGAATATGCAAAATGGCGATTTACTAGGATATAAG ATTTTTTACTTGGTAACTGACTCTCCTCAAACTTTGGAGAAAAAACAAGAAGAAGAGATAGAAGTTGTTCCAGCATCTTGTTTAACGCACAACTTAGTTTTTCTTGATAAGTATACGGAATATCGTATACAAGTTTTAGCATTTAATCCTGCTGGAGATGGTCCACGATCTCCACCAATTACTGCGAGAACGAAACAG GACATTCCAGGACCACcgtattatttgcaatttaacgAAATTACTATGACCAGCCTTCGCGTCTCTTGGAAACCGCCGAAGTTACGCAATGGCGAGATAGTTGGTTACATCGTCACATATGAAACGGCAGAGCAGAATGAtc GTTTCAGTAAACAAGTTAAACAAAAAGTGACAGAGACTAGTCTCCTTATCCAACCGCTGGAGGAGGAAGTAACGTACACCTTCATGGTTCGCGCGCAGACGATCGACTTCGGACCACCGATATCCGGCAATGTTACAACTGGTCCGCAAGAAGGTTCGCCGATGGAGCCCAGCAATCTCAGCGTGACCAAAACGGTTTCCAGCGTGGAACTACAGTGGACCAACGGAGCTTCCGGCAAAGGTCCTATACTCGGTTATTATATTGAGACTCGTCGTAAAG CGATGGAAGAATGGCAGCATT ACGATTCGCGCTGGCAGACAATAATTCGTACTAGCAATGGACCACTGACGGAGTATACTGTGTCTTATCAAAACTTACTACCGTCCACGTCGTACTTGTTCAGAGTAATATCGTACAATCGTTATGGAATCAGTTATCCAGCGTATTCCACCGAAACT ATCTTAACACCATCGAAATTGTACTTGGAATACGCATACCTGCAACACAGGCCGTTTTACAGGCAGACCTGGTTCATGGTCACTTTAGCCGCtgtatcaattataattatcattatggTCATAGCAATATTATGCGTAAAGAGTAAAAGCTACAAATATAAAC AAGAGGCACAAAAGACTCTAGAGGAATCGATGGCGATGGATGCAGACGACAGACAGGAATCGGATCTGGAATTATACAGATCACGCCAGGGCACAGGCGGTGCCATTAATACAGCAAGTGGTACTTTGGGTAAGAGAAACACATTAGCCCGGAAGGCGATGCATCCTCCACCACCCACAATGCTAGGCAAATCGCCTCCCAGGCCTTCTCCAGCGTCTGTCGCCTATCATAGCGACGAGGAGAGCCTCAAGGGATATGATGAGAATCCCGACGACAGCAGCGTCACGGAGAAGCCCTCCGAAATTAGTTCCACTGATTCCCAG GGCTCTGAGAGCGAGAACGAGAGTGTACAGTCCGATCCGCATTCCTTCGTGAATCACTACGCGAACGTGAATGACTCGTTAAGGCAGTCGTGGAAAAGGCAGAAACCCGTCCGGAATTATTCGTCGTATACGGATTCTGAGCCGGAAGGCAGTGCGGTTGTCAGTCTGAACGGCGGTCAGATCATCATGAACAACATGGCCAGATCGAGAGCGCCGTTGCCAGGTTTCTCGTCGTTCGTATAA